The following proteins are co-located in the Apis mellifera strain DH4 linkage group LG9, Amel_HAv3.1, whole genome shotgun sequence genome:
- the LOC100577667 gene encoding WAS/WASL-interacting protein family member 3, with protein MSCYRSCCSPCCSPPSCPPPSCPPSCPPPPCPPPPCPPPTIVCRPACPPRCPPQPTKTTCRIPVNTKGQGVQLVSFERNRGPDSCNLTRIIDRSVILIEFLLQEKKKGKYIRDLSKKNLSLDKTMKIIRMEETLDQRETLIIINVHLTMSNMLRRKKHDDSNFVH; from the exons ATGTCGTGTTATCGCTCTTGCTGTTCCCCATGCTGCTCTCCACCATCCTGTCCTCCGCCATCCTGTCCTCCATCCTGTCCTCCGCCACCCTGTCCTCCACCACCCTGTCCTCCACCCACTATCGTATGCAGACCAGCCTGCCCCCCTCGTTGCCCCCCTCAACCAACTAAAACAACA TGTCGCATTCCTGTTAACACCAAGGGGCAAGGAGTTCAATTGGTTTCTTTCGAAAGGAATCGAGGACCAGACTCGTGTAATCTAACGAGAATCATCGACAGAAGCGTGATActgatcgaatttttattacaggaaaaaaaaaaag ggAAATATATCCGAgatttatcgaagaaaaatctctCGCTAGATAAGACAATGAAGATAATTCGTATGGAAGAAACTCTTGATCAACGAGAAACTCTCATCATTATAAACGTCCATCTGACTATGTCGAATATGTTGCGGCGAAAGAAGCACGATGATTCCAATTTCGTTCATTGA
- the LOC726818 gene encoding beta-hexosaminidase subunit beta, which produces MTTRWRRIVPSTVQHLFLEKASIDMRAGCLLSCLLIALAHGADSLNPDAGPWVQPTHGEPWPMPNHRHVTDKFYLLRASTFQLNVVGKTCDIVADAVERYKAIILAEARIAKISSQGHARSQIRDNTTITDTLNTLNIHLREPCEKDGNHWPYLGMDESYKLNINETSTVDLYAKTVWGILRGLETFSQLLIPTGDGSNLKIRCQSIVDFARLPHRGLLLDTSRHYLPIHDILLTLDAMSYNKMNVLHWHIVDDNSFPYQSSSYPNLSAKGAYHPSMVYTLNDIQQIVDYARLRGIRVMPEFDTPGHTRSWGLAYPELLTTCYDVKGKPNGKLGPMNPTNPALYEFLRNLFAEIVQVFPDQYVHLGGDEVPFDCWKSNPEINSYMKSRNMSSYNLLESEYIGRLLRITDSLEANTIVWQEVFENGVVMPNTTVVHVWTGLWAKKLEEATKAGHPVLLSACWYLDHIVNPRDWKKFYACDPLAFNKTVNSSHLMLGGEACMWGEFVDKNNVHPKIWPHASATAERLWTFVKQDDNKAAQRLEEHACRMNRRGIPAQPPNGPGFCVM; this is translated from the exons ATGACCACTCGCTGGCGTCGCATCGTTCCTTCCACCGTGCAACACCTGTTCCTCGAAAAAGCGTCGATCGACATGAGGGCCGGCTGCCTTCTCTCGTGCCTGTTGATCGCCCTCGCACACGGGGCCGACTCGTTGAACCCGGACGCTGGCCCCTGGGTCCAACCCACTCACGGCGAGCCCTGGCCAATGCCCAACCACCGCCACGTGACCGATAAGTTCTATCTTCTGCGAGCCTCGACCTTTCAGTTGAAC gtaGTCGGGAAAACGTGCGACATCGTGGCCGATGCCGTTGAGAGGTACAAGGCGATTATACTGGCCGAGGCGCGGATAGCGAAAATTTCCTCTCAAGGTCACGCGAGATCCCAAATAAGGGACAACACGACCATCACCGATACTCTCAACACTTTGAATATCCATTTGAGGGAGCCATGCGAGAAGGATGGCAACCATTGGCCCTATTTAGGGATGGACGAATCAT ACAAGCTGAACATAAACGAAACATCGACGGTGGATCTGTACGCGAAAACTGTATGGGGGATTCTTCGAGGATTGGAAACGTTTTCTCAGCTTTTGATCCCGACCGGGGATGGATCGAAC TTGAAGATAAGATGCCAAAGTATCGTAGATTTCGCGAGGCTTCCTCATCGTGGACTCCTGTTGGACACGTCTCGCCATTACCTTCCCATTCACGACATACTGCTCACGCTGGACGCCATGTCTTACAACAAAATGAACGTTCTCCACTGGCACATCGTGGACGACAATAGCTTCCCCTATCAAAGCTCCAGCTATCCGAATTTGTCCGCCAAGGGTGCATACCATCCCTCGATGGTGTACACGCTCAATGATATCCAGCAGATCGTCGACTATGCAAGGCTGAGGGGTATCCGGGTGATGCCGGAATTCGATACTCCTGGACATACCAGGTCATGGGGTTTAGCCTATCCCGAATTGTTGACCACTTGTTACG ATGTGAAGGGAAAGCCGAATGGTAAATTGGGCCCGATGAATCCGACGAATCCGGCTCTGTACGAGTTCCTCCGCAACTTATTCGCCGAGATCGTGCAAGTGTTCCCGGATCAATACGTTCATCTGGGCGGAGACGAGGTGCCGTTCGATTGTTGGAAGAGCAATCCCGAGATCAATTCGTACATGAAGTCGCGCAACATGTCCAGTTACAATCTTCTCGAGAGCGAATATATCGGCAGGCTTCTTCGTATCACGGACTCGCTTGAGGCCAACACGATCGTTTGGCAGGAG GTGTTCGAGAACGGGGTGGTGATGCCGAATACGACGGTGGTGCACGTGTGGACTGGCCTCTGGGCGAAGAAGTTGGAAGAGGCCACGAAAGCCGGACATCCGGTGCTGTTGTCGGCCTGTTGGTACCTCGATCACATAGTTAACCCTCGTGATTGGAAGAAATTCTACGCGTGTGATCCTTTGGCGTTCAACAAAACCGTCAACTCGTCCCACTTGATGCTGGGTGGCGAAGCGTGCATGTGGGGAGAATTCGTGGACAA GAACAACGTGCATCCGAAAATATGGCCTCATGCCAGCGCAACCGCGGAACGTCTTTGGACTTTTGTGAAACAAGACGACAACAAGGCCGCCCAACGTCTCGAGGAGCACGCTTGTCGGATGAACAGACGAGGAATCCCGGCGCAACCGCCGAATGGACCCGGATTCTGCGTGATGTAA